One segment of Paenibacillus sp. FSL R7-0337 DNA contains the following:
- a CDS encoding AraC family transcriptional regulator, with protein sequence MVAAFEPPVPGQSLSETIIPDVKTTLNLFGMHLRKVSGEWDYPQHAHPQYEFNYVLEGEQQLTVNNHSYLQRAGDLVLLRPGDIHSSRSGNGGPFTYFCIHFDIDDKLFISLLSRLNHVLFTSESNVAHRLGPLLSRLVDISTSGSGSITISQRMRLQSAVFELFAQLWEVFSLEADNSSPGTYERIELAHQIRSRLQSLVYQQFKQEVPYDSHYGVDDIAAELGISPSHCYRVFRQVFGLSPRVYLSEQMLHEAKVLLDDHSLTVSQISGLLGYRDIAHFSRQFKRWSGKSPREYREGRS encoded by the coding sequence AAACTATCATCCCGGATGTGAAAACCACGCTCAACCTGTTCGGCATGCATCTGCGTAAGGTGAGCGGGGAATGGGATTATCCGCAGCACGCCCATCCCCAATATGAATTCAATTATGTGCTTGAAGGGGAGCAGCAGCTCACGGTCAACAACCACAGCTACCTCCAGCGCGCCGGGGATCTGGTCCTCTTGAGGCCGGGCGATATCCATTCCAGCCGCAGCGGAAACGGCGGGCCCTTCACCTATTTCTGCATCCATTTCGATATTGATGACAAGCTGTTCATCTCACTTCTCAGCCGGCTGAATCATGTATTATTCACCTCAGAGAGCAATGTTGCCCACAGATTAGGACCGCTCCTCAGCAGACTGGTGGATATTTCCACCTCCGGCTCCGGCAGCATCACGATCTCCCAGCGCATGAGGCTGCAGTCCGCCGTCTTCGAGCTGTTCGCCCAGCTCTGGGAGGTCTTCTCCCTGGAGGCTGACAATTCCTCCCCGGGCACTTATGAGCGAATCGAGCTGGCCCACCAGATCCGCAGCCGCCTCCAGAGCCTGGTCTATCAGCAGTTCAAGCAGGAGGTGCCTTATGACAGCCATTATGGCGTTGACGACATCGCCGCTGAGCTGGGGATCAGCCCCTCGCACTGCTACAGGGTCTTCCGCCAGGTCTTCGGCCTCTCCCCCCGCGTCTACCTGTCTGAACAGATGCTGCATGAAGCCAAGGTGCTGCTGGATGACCACAGCCTTACGGTCAGCCAGATATCCGGCCTGCTCGGCTACCGCGATATCGCCCATTTCAGCAGACAGTTCAAGCGCTGGAGCGGCAAGTCGCCGCGGGAATACCGCGAGGGCAGGAGCTAG
- a CDS encoding GntR family transcriptional regulator yields the protein MTSKKEIMAYLKQEILSLELKPGAMISETALSERFQLSRTPIRDVLKQLSLEQYVDIYPKKGNLVSYIDLESVEQIIYLRNVLEKEIMKSLAGNIPLKGLHELRDNLAQQQKCIEQAEGAEVFLQLDDQFHRTMFGLAGREFLWGVLQQFNVHYIRYRKLHMLKDEKLSAIQQEHQQLLDYIVQGDTAGIDELLHHHLRADIDSKNLQEHFATYIKK from the coding sequence ATGACTTCCAAAAAAGAAATAATGGCCTACCTCAAGCAGGAGATTCTCTCCCTTGAGCTGAAGCCGGGGGCGATGATCAGTGAGACGGCTCTATCCGAGCGCTTCCAGCTGTCGAGAACGCCGATCCGTGATGTGCTGAAGCAATTGTCCCTGGAGCAATACGTCGATATCTATCCCAAAAAAGGCAACCTCGTATCGTACATAGATCTGGAGTCGGTGGAGCAGATCATCTATCTGCGCAATGTGCTGGAGAAGGAGATTATGAAGTCGCTGGCCGGGAATATCCCGCTAAAAGGGCTGCATGAGCTGAGGGATAACCTCGCACAGCAGCAGAAGTGTATCGAGCAGGCGGAGGGGGCGGAGGTGTTCCTGCAGCTCGATGACCAGTTCCACCGCACGATGTTCGGCCTGGCCGGGCGTGAGTTCCTGTGGGGTGTACTCCAGCAGTTCAATGTGCACTACATCCGCTACCGCAAGCTGCATATGCTGAAGGACGAGAAGCTGTCGGCAATTCAGCAGGAGCATCAGCAGCTTCTGGATTATATCGTGCAGGGTGACACCGCGGGGATCGACGAACTGCTGCATCATCATCTGCGGGCAGATATCGACTCCAAGAACCTCCAGGAGCATTTCGCCACGTATATCAAAAAATAG
- the uxuA gene encoding mannonate dehydratase: protein MNMTWRWYGEGNDNITLDHIRQIPGVMGIVWSLHHKVAGEVWEMEDIQKVADQITAKGFSTAVVESVNVHDDIKIGLPSRDKYIDIYIDTIRKLAKVGVKVICYNFMPVFDWTRTELYKELPDGSNALFYEKAAITDNPREMVDRILKGAGQFTMPGWEPERLAKLDELFASYADVTEDKLFDNLKYFLERIIPVCEEVDIKMAIHPDDPAWPIFGLPRIIRSRDSIRRFLDMVDSPYNGLTFCTGSLGTNPENDLPAMIREFHDRIYFAHIRNVKVFDNGDFIEVSHRGRDGSVDVAEVVKAYHESGFTGYVRPDHGRHLWGEEKNCRPGYGLYDRAMGIMYLLGVWDSLENVKGAK from the coding sequence ATGAATATGACTTGGAGATGGTACGGCGAGGGCAACGACAACATCACTCTTGACCACATCCGTCAAATCCCGGGCGTTATGGGCATCGTCTGGTCGCTGCACCACAAGGTGGCCGGTGAGGTCTGGGAGATGGAAGACATCCAGAAGGTTGCCGATCAGATCACAGCCAAGGGCTTCAGCACAGCAGTTGTTGAAAGCGTCAACGTTCATGATGATATTAAGATCGGACTGCCGTCCCGCGACAAATATATTGACATCTATATCGATACGATCCGCAAGCTCGCCAAGGTTGGCGTCAAGGTCATCTGCTATAACTTCATGCCAGTATTCGACTGGACCCGTACCGAGCTGTACAAAGAGCTGCCGGACGGTTCGAACGCTCTCTTTTATGAAAAGGCTGCCATTACCGATAATCCGCGCGAGATGGTGGACCGCATCCTGAAGGGTGCCGGACAATTCACGATGCCCGGCTGGGAGCCGGAGCGTCTGGCCAAGCTGGATGAGCTATTCGCGTCCTATGCTGACGTTACTGAGGATAAGCTGTTCGACAACCTGAAGTATTTCCTGGAGCGCATCATTCCGGTGTGTGAAGAAGTGGATATCAAAATGGCGATTCATCCGGACGATCCGGCCTGGCCGATCTTCGGACTGCCTCGCATTATCCGCAGCCGCGACTCCATCCGCCGCTTCCTGGACATGGTGGACAGCCCGTATAATGGCCTGACCTTCTGCACCGGCTCGCTCGGCACGAACCCGGAGAATGATCTGCCGGCGATGATCCGCGAGTTCCATGACCGGATTTATTTTGCCCATATCCGTAATGTGAAGGTGTTCGATAATGGAGACTTCATTGAAGTATCCCACCGCGGACGCGATGGCAGTGTAGATGTTGCGGAGGTTGTTAAGGCGTATCATGAGAGCGGCTTCACCGGTTATGTGCGTCCGGACCATGGCAGACATCTCTGGGGTGAAGAAAAGAACTGCCGTCCTGGGTATGGCCTCTACGACAGAGCGATGGGCATCATGTACCTGCTCGGCGTATGGGACAGCCTGGAGAATGTTAAGGGGGCAAAATAA
- a CDS encoding mannitol dehydrogenase family protein, whose product MLSLNRSSIADRAAWEAAGVELPQFDYEAVAANTLEKPEWVHFGAGNIFRGFVANAHQKLLDSGKADTGIIAAETFDFEMIDKVYKPYDNLTLLVLMNAAGDFQKRIVSSIVEGITADKTREADYSRLTEIFENPSLQMASFTITEKGYSLTGPDGQYLGIVEKDIAGGPERPVHAMSIVASFAYKRYLKGQFPMTFVSMDNCSHNGDKLKNGMVTIAKEWAAKGLVEEGFVAYLEDEQKITFPLSMIDKITPRPSESVQAALLAQGIGGMDVIVTSKNTYTAPFVNAEISEYLVIEDKFTNGRPALEAAGVIFTDRDTVNKVETMKVTTCLNPLHTALAVTGCLLGYTLVADEMQDATLRKLVETIGYKEGLPVVVDPGILSPKQFLDEVLQERFANPFIPDTPQRIATDTSQKVGIRFGETIKSYIRREELDPAQLTAIPLAIAAWCRYLLGVNDEGAAFTLSPDPLLESLQARLIGVALGADAATAAGVRAVLEDQTIFGVDLYAAGLGGTIEGMFTEMLAGPGAVRATLEKYTA is encoded by the coding sequence ATGCTGAGTCTGAACAGAAGCAGCATTGCTGATCGGGCAGCTTGGGAAGCCGCAGGGGTAGAGCTGCCGCAGTTTGATTACGAGGCAGTTGCGGCGAATACGCTGGAGAAGCCAGAGTGGGTTCACTTCGGGGCGGGGAATATTTTCAGAGGCTTCGTGGCGAATGCGCACCAGAAGCTGCTGGACAGCGGCAAGGCCGATACTGGTATTATCGCCGCCGAGACCTTTGACTTCGAGATGATTGACAAGGTCTACAAGCCTTATGACAATCTGACTCTATTGGTGCTGATGAATGCGGCGGGTGACTTCCAGAAGCGGATCGTCAGCAGCATCGTCGAAGGCATCACTGCAGATAAGACGCGGGAAGCGGATTACAGCCGCCTGACTGAGATTTTTGAGAATCCCAGCCTGCAAATGGCGAGCTTTACGATTACGGAGAAGGGCTACTCCCTCACGGGACCGGACGGACAGTATCTGGGCATCGTGGAGAAGGACATCGCCGGCGGGCCGGAGCGTCCGGTGCATGCCATGAGCATCGTGGCTTCCTTCGCCTACAAGCGTTACCTGAAGGGCCAGTTCCCGATGACCTTCGTCAGCATGGACAACTGCTCGCATAACGGTGACAAGCTGAAGAACGGCATGGTTACGATCGCCAAAGAATGGGCCGCCAAGGGTCTTGTAGAAGAAGGGTTCGTAGCCTACCTTGAGGATGAGCAGAAGATCACCTTCCCGCTGTCCATGATTGACAAAATCACGCCGCGCCCGTCTGAATCCGTCCAGGCAGCATTGCTTGCGCAGGGGATCGGCGGCATGGATGTGATCGTCACCTCCAAGAACACGTACACCGCTCCCTTCGTTAACGCGGAGATCAGCGAGTATCTGGTCATTGAGGATAAGTTCACGAACGGACGCCCGGCGCTTGAAGCAGCCGGTGTGATCTTCACAGACCGCGATACAGTCAACAAGGTGGAGACCATGAAGGTAACCACCTGCCTCAACCCGCTGCATACAGCGCTGGCAGTCACCGGCTGTCTACTCGGTTACACACTCGTCGCCGACGAGATGCAGGATGCCACGCTGCGGAAGCTGGTCGAGACTATCGGCTACAAGGAAGGCCTGCCGGTGGTTGTCGATCCGGGCATCCTGAGTCCGAAGCAATTCCTGGACGAGGTGCTGCAGGAACGGTTCGCCAACCCGTTCATCCCTGACACTCCGCAGCGGATTGCTACGGATACCTCGCAGAAGGTCGGCATCCGCTTCGGCGAGACGATCAAGTCGTATATCCGCCGTGAGGAGCTTGACCCGGCGCAGTTAACGGCCATCCCGCTGGCGATTGCAGCATGGTGCCGGTATCTGCTCGGCGTGAACGATGAAGGTGCTGCCTTCACGCTGAGCCCCGACCCGCTGCTGGAATCGCTGCAAGCGCGGCTTATAGGCGTTGCTCTGGGCGCAGATGCTGCTACGGCCGCTGGCGTGCGCGCAGTGCTGGAGGATCAGACCATCTTCGGCGTAGACCTGTACGCCGCCGGACTGGGCGGGACGATCGAGGGCATGTTCACCGAGATGCTGGCTGGTCCGGGCGCAGTAAGAGCTACGCTGGAGAAGTACACCGCCTGA
- a CDS encoding glycoside hydrolase family 43 protein — protein sequence MSRNLIHNPILRGFHPDPSICRAGDDYYIATSTFEWFPGVRIHHSRDLVNWRPLTYALTRNSQLNMEGDPDSGGIWAPCLTYDNGLFYLIYTDVKSRQGAFKDTPNYLVTAENIEGPWSEPVYLNSSGFDPSLFHDEDGRKWLVNMLWDHRTGRNSFAGIVLQEYSAEEQRLVGPVTNIYKGTELALTEGPHLYRKHGWYYLITAEGGTQYDHAVTVARAKQIEGPYETAPVNPLLTSAGHPELVLQKAGHASLVETQTGEWYMVHLCGRPVKDNYCNLGRETAIQRVEFTADGWLALSGGGNAPALTVEGPDLPAHPFAAADPRDHFEAPQLDVRWSTLRVPADESWLSLQERPGYLRLRGRESMSSMHRQSLVALRQQAFRCSAETSVDFEPEHFQQMAGLIVYYDTMDYLYLRITHDEVLGRTLGLIRSKDGVYEDTLTPEVPLPAGASVALKVVIDGELAQFYYKVGESSWEKIGPALEIYHLSDDFPAYIRFTGTFIGMCAQDLSGTLHPADFDYFEYLEQE from the coding sequence ATGAGCCGAAATCTGATTCATAATCCGATTCTGCGCGGATTTCATCCCGACCCGTCGATCTGCCGGGCTGGAGATGACTATTACATTGCTACTTCAACCTTTGAGTGGTTCCCCGGCGTGCGGATTCATCATTCGCGCGATCTGGTGAACTGGCGGCCGCTGACCTATGCGCTGACCCGCAACTCGCAGCTCAATATGGAGGGGGACCCCGATTCCGGGGGTATCTGGGCACCTTGCCTCACGTACGACAATGGACTCTTTTATCTAATCTATACCGATGTCAAAAGCCGCCAGGGTGCCTTCAAGGATACGCCGAACTATCTGGTGACTGCGGAGAATATCGAAGGCCCCTGGTCTGAGCCTGTCTACCTGAATAGCAGCGGCTTCGACCCTTCACTGTTCCATGATGAAGACGGGCGCAAATGGCTGGTCAATATGTTGTGGGATCACCGCACTGGCCGCAACAGCTTTGCCGGGATTGTGCTCCAGGAATATTCGGCGGAAGAGCAGCGCCTGGTCGGACCGGTTACTAACATCTATAAGGGAACGGAGCTGGCGCTGACTGAAGGCCCGCACCTATATCGCAAGCACGGCTGGTATTACCTGATTACGGCTGAGGGCGGTACGCAGTATGATCATGCGGTAACCGTAGCCCGCGCGAAGCAGATTGAAGGTCCTTATGAGACCGCTCCGGTTAATCCGCTGCTGACCTCTGCAGGCCACCCCGAGCTTGTGCTGCAAAAAGCAGGCCATGCCAGCCTGGTCGAGACGCAGACCGGCGAATGGTACATGGTGCATCTATGCGGCCGTCCTGTGAAGGACAACTACTGCAACCTCGGCCGGGAGACAGCGATTCAGCGCGTCGAATTCACCGCTGACGGCTGGCTGGCCCTGTCTGGGGGAGGGAATGCTCCCGCGCTGACCGTGGAAGGCCCGGATCTTCCGGCGCATCCTTTTGCCGCAGCCGATCCGCGCGACCACTTCGAGGCTCCGCAGCTGGATGTCCGCTGGAGTACCTTGCGGGTGCCTGCGGATGAGTCCTGGCTCTCGCTTCAGGAGCGTCCGGGATACCTGCGCCTGCGTGGCAGGGAATCCATGAGCTCCATGCACCGTCAGAGCCTGGTCGCCTTGCGCCAGCAAGCCTTCCGGTGCAGCGCTGAGACGTCAGTGGACTTCGAACCGGAGCATTTCCAGCAGATGGCCGGCCTGATCGTCTATTACGATACGATGGATTACCTCTATCTGCGGATTACGCACGATGAAGTCCTCGGCCGAACTCTGGGACTCATCCGTTCCAAGGATGGAGTCTATGAAGACACTCTGACGCCTGAAGTCCCGCTGCCAGCCGGAGCAAGTGTAGCACTCAAGGTCGTCATCGACGGCGAACTCGCCCAGTTCTATTACAAGGTTGGTGAATCCTCTTGGGAGAAGATCGGCCCGGCTCTGGAAATCTATCACCTGTCCGATGATTTCCCGGCCTACATCCGGTTTACGGGCACCTTCATCGGCATGTGCGCCCAGGACCTCAGCGGCACGCTGCATCCGGCGGATTTTGATTACTTTGAGTATCTGGAGCAGGAGTAG
- a CDS encoding YjhG/YagF family D-xylonate dehydratase: MKEDIIEAVPVHTAAEGPAGRLPITGEVLRNAPSGEIFGMTQNAGMGWNPLLLNRPQYLILGTMGGIRREDGTPLALGYHTGHWEIGVMMEEIAEELTANEGIPFAGYVSDPCDGRSQGTTGMFDSLPYRNDAAIVLRRLIRSLPTRKGVLGVATCDKGLPAMLLALAGMHKLPGIIVPGGVTLPPVEGEDAGKVQSIGARYSNGELSLEEAADLGCRACATPGGGCQFLGTAATAQVIAEALGMALPHSALSPSGQPIWKNIGRQSARALQHLDQNGIVMSDILTDQSIQNAMVLHAAFGGSTNLLLHLPAIAHAAGLKVPTVEDWNRVNRMVPRLVSVLPNGPVPHPTIRVFLAGGVPEVMLHLRKLGLLDESVLTVTGRTLGENLDWWESSQRRTDLRQRLLEADGVDPDSVIMSPEEAKRQGMASTMTFPIGNLCPEGAVIKSAAIDPAVLDSEGVYRHTGRVKVFTTERAAIRSIKLGMVQAGDILAVIGRGPSGTGMEETYQLTSALKHLPYGKYVTLITDARFSGVSTGACIGHMGPEALAGGPLGKLRDNDWVEVRIDTVNLEGSVNLVGEGDEPLNKEAGTLILAARTPHPGLAVDPGLPEDTRLWAALQAASGGTWKGCIYDTDKIIALLEAGRQALEEKL; encoded by the coding sequence ATGAAGGAAGACATCATTGAAGCTGTTCCGGTACATACCGCTGCGGAAGGGCCGGCCGGCAGGCTGCCGATCACCGGGGAGGTGCTGAGAAATGCGCCGAGCGGAGAGATTTTTGGCATGACACAGAATGCCGGCATGGGCTGGAATCCGCTGCTGCTGAACCGGCCCCAGTACCTGATTCTCGGAACGATGGGCGGTATCCGGCGTGAGGACGGCACTCCGCTGGCGCTCGGATACCATACCGGTCACTGGGAGATCGGCGTGATGATGGAGGAGATTGCGGAGGAGCTTACCGCGAATGAGGGAATTCCGTTCGCCGGTTATGTCAGCGATCCCTGTGACGGCCGTTCCCAGGGAACCACAGGCATGTTCGATTCCCTGCCTTACCGCAATGATGCGGCCATCGTGCTGCGGCGGCTGATTCGTTCACTCCCTACCCGTAAGGGTGTGCTTGGCGTAGCTACCTGCGACAAAGGCCTGCCGGCCATGCTGCTGGCTCTTGCCGGGATGCACAAGCTGCCGGGAATTATCGTCCCCGGCGGCGTGACCCTGCCGCCAGTGGAGGGGGAAGACGCGGGCAAGGTTCAGAGTATCGGGGCAAGGTACAGCAACGGAGAATTGTCTCTCGAAGAAGCGGCAGATCTCGGCTGCCGGGCCTGCGCGACGCCGGGCGGCGGCTGTCAGTTTCTCGGCACCGCCGCAACCGCCCAGGTAATTGCGGAGGCATTGGGTATGGCACTACCGCATTCGGCCCTGTCTCCTTCGGGGCAGCCGATCTGGAAGAATATCGGCCGCCAGTCGGCCCGGGCCCTTCAGCATCTGGATCAGAACGGAATCGTCATGAGTGACATTTTGACAGATCAGTCGATCCAGAATGCGATGGTGCTGCATGCTGCCTTCGGCGGCTCAACGAATCTGCTGCTGCATCTGCCGGCCATTGCCCATGCCGCCGGGCTGAAGGTCCCAACCGTCGAGGACTGGAACCGGGTGAACCGGATGGTACCGCGCCTCGTTAGCGTACTGCCGAACGGTCCGGTACCGCATCCGACAATTCGCGTGTTCCTGGCAGGGGGCGTTCCTGAGGTGATGCTGCATCTGCGGAAGCTGGGGCTGCTTGACGAATCTGTACTCACGGTTACAGGCCGGACACTGGGCGAGAATCTGGACTGGTGGGAGAGCTCACAGCGGCGGACTGATCTGCGGCAGCGGCTGCTGGAAGCAGACGGCGTAGATCCCGATTCCGTGATCATGAGCCCGGAAGAGGCCAAGCGCCAGGGCATGGCGTCTACTATGACGTTCCCTATCGGCAATCTCTGCCCCGAAGGTGCAGTCATCAAATCGGCAGCCATTGATCCTGCCGTTCTGGACAGTGAGGGCGTCTATCGCCATACCGGACGAGTGAAGGTGTTCACCACCGAGAGAGCCGCCATCCGCAGCATCAAGCTGGGTATGGTCCAAGCGGGGGATATTCTGGCCGTTATCGGCAGGGGGCCGAGCGGAACGGGGATGGAGGAGACCTACCAGCTCACCTCGGCGCTTAAGCATCTGCCTTACGGCAAATATGTCACGCTGATCACAGATGCCCGCTTCTCCGGCGTATCCACCGGTGCCTGCATCGGCCATATGGGGCCGGAAGCGCTGGCAGGCGGCCCGCTCGGCAAGCTTCGCGACAATGACTGGGTGGAAGTTCGCATTGATACCGTGAACCTGGAAGGAAGCGTCAATCTGGTGGGTGAGGGAGATGAGCCGCTGAACAAGGAAGCGGGGACGCTGATCCTTGCTGCACGGACACCGCATCCGGGCCTGGCGGTAGACCCGGGCCTGCCGGAGGACACCCGGTTGTGGGCTGCGCTTCAAGCGGCCAGCGGCGGAACCTGGAAGGGCTGCATTTACGATACTGACAAAATCATTGCCTTACTGGAAGCAGGACGGCAAGCATTGGAGGAGAAACTATGA
- a CDS encoding IclR family transcriptional regulator — protein MDQKYWVPALERADLILKAISRQTGALKMTDLCEETGINKSSMFSLLRTMETLGWVVKDAGERYVLGAGISYYNTVYNDSLKQNMNLVERFLAESAQSVGAVGETFQLSVLDRDEIIYLAKQEGQSLVRLESSPGMRFPAHATAMGKMMLALLPEGELQRRYSGKSLSAVTSHTLTDWAEFTAALADIRRTGYAVDREEIIQGISCVAAPVLDAAGKAVAAVSTSMLQHAFTAKQEAAIREVTLLAGKLSLS, from the coding sequence GTGGACCAGAAGTATTGGGTTCCGGCATTGGAACGGGCAGATCTGATTCTTAAGGCCATCTCAAGACAGACCGGAGCGCTCAAAATGACAGATCTCTGCGAGGAGACCGGTATTAACAAAAGCTCGATGTTCTCGCTGCTGCGCACAATGGAGACTCTGGGGTGGGTGGTGAAGGATGCGGGCGAGCGGTATGTGCTTGGCGCCGGGATCTCCTACTATAATACCGTCTACAATGATTCGCTTAAGCAAAATATGAATCTGGTAGAGCGGTTCCTGGCAGAATCGGCGCAGAGTGTCGGGGCGGTGGGGGAGACCTTTCAGCTGTCGGTACTGGACCGCGATGAGATTATTTACTTGGCCAAGCAGGAGGGGCAGTCCCTGGTAAGGCTGGAGTCCAGCCCCGGGATGCGGTTCCCGGCACATGCGACGGCGATGGGTAAGATGATGCTGGCGCTGCTGCCGGAGGGAGAGCTGCAGCGGCGTTATTCCGGCAAAAGCTTATCCGCAGTCACCTCACACACGCTGACGGATTGGGCTGAATTCACAGCGGCTTTGGCCGATATTCGCAGGACTGGCTATGCCGTGGACCGTGAAGAGATCATCCAAGGCATCAGCTGCGTGGCTGCACCGGTTCTGGATGCCGCAGGCAAGGCGGTTGCCGCTGTCAGTACTTCGATGCTTCAGCATGCCTTCACCGCGAAGCAGGAGGCGGCGATCCGGGAGGTAACCCTACTTGCGGGGAAGCTCTCGTTGTCATAG
- a CDS encoding dihydrodipicolinate synthase family protein yields the protein MKLSHPNAGVIPPVPTILDSAGKFDRDGMKLLIDSLIAKGVHGLFFLGTAGEFTLFTAEQREEIAELCLEYTNGRLPAWIGTGSNTVAETLRLSRHAAEHGATGIVIMNPYYYKLSGDALFAHYAAVLEAVDVPLMLYNFPAMTGQDLTPAFVARLAAHYPNVLGIKDTVDQLSHIRQMIMQVKAVSPDFSVFCGFDEYLLPTLAAGGDGAIAASANFAPQLMLGVYDSFKKGDLAGVLQFNRQIVEIPALYAIDDPFIASIKEAVRLSGVPVSTFSLASPGVWSAEHEEKLKLIFSRAGIAQG from the coding sequence ATGAAACTTAGCCACCCGAATGCAGGTGTCATTCCTCCCGTTCCAACCATTCTGGATTCAGCCGGAAAATTCGACCGTGACGGAATGAAGCTGCTGATCGACAGCCTGATCGCCAAAGGGGTTCACGGTCTGTTCTTCCTTGGAACGGCCGGAGAATTCACCCTGTTCACCGCAGAGCAGCGTGAAGAGATCGCAGAGCTATGCCTGGAGTATACGAATGGCCGTCTTCCGGCCTGGATCGGCACCGGCAGCAACACGGTTGCTGAGACCCTTCGCCTCTCCCGTCATGCCGCTGAGCATGGAGCTACCGGCATTGTCATTATGAATCCGTATTACTACAAGCTGAGCGGGGACGCCCTGTTCGCGCATTATGCTGCTGTTCTGGAAGCCGTCGATGTGCCGCTCATGCTGTACAACTTCCCGGCCATGACGGGCCAGGATCTGACCCCGGCCTTCGTGGCCCGCCTTGCCGCACATTATCCGAATGTACTCGGCATCAAGGATACCGTGGACCAGCTTAGCCACATCCGCCAGATGATCATGCAGGTTAAGGCGGTTAGTCCGGACTTCTCCGTCTTCTGCGGCTTCGATGAATATTTGCTGCCTACACTGGCTGCCGGAGGAGACGGGGCGATCGCTGCCAGTGCGAACTTCGCTCCTCAGCTGATGCTTGGCGTGTATGACAGCTTCAAAAAGGGAGATCTGGCAGGCGTCCTTCAGTTCAACCGGCAGATCGTTGAAATTCCGGCCCTGTATGCCATTGATGACCCGTTCATCGCTTCGATCAAGGAAGCTGTCCGCTTGTCGGGTGTTCCAGTATCCACCTTCAGCCTGGCTTCACCTGGGGTATGGAGTGCGGAGCATGAGGAGAAGCTGAAGCTGATTTTCAGCCGGGCGGGTATTGCCCAAGGGTAA
- a CDS encoding sugar diacid recognition domain-containing protein, producing the protein MFQLSEKQAQEIVDKMMMDIPYNINIMNDQGIIIGSGHKARVGTVHQGAVEALSTGHRVEVMEDGRYEKKGTNEPIVIGNTRVGVIGISGSPEEVRPFCNIVRTTVSLLIEQRNTLEHLASEASRKKALLEMLLDHQGAYSQKLRKEAAAYQIDLLQKTTVLYLKHVQPELDEAKLLFLHPSFQLDGDTWVILVQNRPDCSRLIAELLHNQPQLLLASGRLEASIAEGYRQAKAALGVLLALRPAEQSIRYEDAEFMVKLSQAKLSDKPGTAIKLEDTADLLETLRSFINHNCSVSQTAEQLNIHRNTLQYRLKRIESITGKDPRNLLQLFELTHELLALYK; encoded by the coding sequence TTGTTTCAGCTATCGGAGAAGCAGGCGCAGGAAATTGTAGACAAGATGATGATGGACATCCCCTATAACATCAACATCATGAACGATCAGGGGATCATCATCGGCAGCGGGCATAAGGCAAGGGTAGGCACCGTTCATCAGGGGGCTGTTGAAGCGCTGTCCACCGGGCACAGGGTTGAAGTCATGGAGGACGGGCGATATGAGAAAAAAGGCACCAACGAACCGATTGTCATAGGCAACACCCGCGTAGGTGTAATCGGAATCTCCGGCAGCCCGGAAGAGGTCCGGCCCTTCTGCAATATCGTGAGGACCACGGTATCGCTGCTCATTGAACAAAGAAACACGCTGGAGCATCTGGCCAGCGAAGCCAGCCGCAAGAAGGCTCTGCTGGAGATGCTCCTTGACCATCAGGGAGCATACTCCCAGAAGCTGCGAAAAGAAGCCGCGGCCTATCAGATCGACCTTCTGCAGAAGACCACCGTGCTGTATCTCAAGCATGTGCAGCCGGAGCTTGATGAGGCAAAGCTCTTGTTCCTGCATCCGTCCTTCCAGCTCGACGGGGATACATGGGTAATCCTGGTCCAGAACCGGCCGGACTGCAGCCGGCTAATTGCGGAGCTGCTGCATAATCAGCCGCAGCTCCTGCTGGCTTCGGGCCGGCTGGAGGCCAGTATCGCGGAGGGCTACCGCCAGGCCAAAGCTGCCCTCGGCGTTCTTCTGGCACTCCGCCCTGCTGAACAATCGATCCGCTACGAGGATGCGGAATTCATGGTGAAGCTCAGTCAGGCGAAGCTGTCAGACAAGCCCGGCACGGCGATTAAGCTGGAGGATACCGCCGATCTGCTGGAGACGCTCCGCAGCTTCATCAATCACAATTGCAGCGTCTCGCAGACGGCTGAGCAGCTGAATATCCACCGCAATACACTGCAATACCGCCTGAAGCGGATCGAGAGCATCACCGGCAAGGACCCGAGGAACCTGCTGCAGCTCTTCGAGCTTACGCATGAGCTGCTGGCGCTGTATAAATAG